The following are from one region of the Longimicrobiaceae bacterium genome:
- a CDS encoding ABC-F family ATP-binding cassette domain-containing protein encodes MSSTAHASDARIVAERISYAPAEGRPLFQDLTLSFGRERTGLVGANGSGKTTLVRLLAGELVPASGHIHRAAMVAVLPQDFRPPPEAPLATILRVDERLAALRRAEAGKASLEDFEIIGENWDLPERIEAVLARFGLDYFALDRPVGAVSDGEATRVALAGLALGRPDFLLLDEPTNHLDADHRRTLYGFVEEWTGGLLCVSHDRELLRRMDRIVELSTLGVRLYGGNWDQYVELREIERQAAAQEVESARADLRRAERRAVELRERQARRGAQGRRARATANLPRILLNGRKAQAQATAARVGRIITREVEERRKRAREARERVEARERPRFDLPSTGLPAGRVVLELNEVMVRFPSAPRAVLDRVSLRMVGPERVALVGPNGSGKSTLLRVATGQLTPQAGSVRRLPDEEIAVLDQHGLNLDPERSVLENFRAYHPDLEPTSARYALARFLFSDEAALQLVGTLSGGQRLRASLACVLAGSRPPSFLVLDEPTNHLDLEAIEALESALRDYDGALLVASHDADFLAAVRVERTVNLRTG; translated from the coding sequence ATGTCATCGACAGCCCACGCGAGCGACGCGCGCATCGTCGCAGAGCGGATTTCCTACGCGCCCGCTGAGGGGCGCCCGCTCTTCCAGGACCTCACTCTCTCATTCGGCCGAGAACGGACCGGGCTGGTCGGCGCGAACGGCTCGGGTAAGACCACGCTCGTTCGTCTGCTGGCGGGCGAGCTCGTTCCCGCGTCCGGTCACATCCACCGCGCGGCGATGGTCGCCGTGCTGCCGCAGGACTTCCGTCCGCCGCCGGAGGCGCCGCTCGCCACCATCCTGCGGGTCGACGAGCGCCTGGCCGCTTTGCGGCGCGCCGAGGCGGGGAAGGCTTCGCTGGAGGATTTCGAGATCATCGGCGAGAACTGGGACCTGCCGGAGCGCATCGAGGCCGTCCTGGCGCGGTTCGGTCTGGACTACTTCGCGCTCGATCGGCCGGTCGGCGCGGTGAGCGATGGAGAAGCGACCCGCGTCGCGCTCGCCGGTCTGGCGCTCGGGCGTCCGGACTTCCTCCTGCTCGACGAGCCCACCAACCATCTGGACGCGGACCACCGCCGTACCCTCTACGGCTTCGTGGAGGAGTGGACCGGCGGACTCCTCTGCGTCAGCCACGACCGCGAGCTGCTCCGACGAATGGACCGGATCGTCGAGCTGTCCACGCTGGGCGTGCGCCTATACGGAGGGAATTGGGACCAGTACGTCGAACTGCGCGAGATCGAGCGACAGGCGGCGGCGCAGGAGGTGGAGAGTGCCCGCGCCGACCTGCGTCGAGCGGAGCGCAGGGCCGTGGAGCTGCGAGAGCGTCAGGCCAGGCGCGGGGCGCAGGGGCGTCGCGCCCGGGCGACGGCCAACCTGCCGCGGATCCTACTGAACGGTCGCAAGGCGCAGGCGCAGGCAACGGCCGCGCGGGTGGGTCGCATCATCACCCGCGAGGTGGAGGAGCGGCGGAAGCGCGCCCGCGAGGCGCGGGAGCGGGTCGAGGCGCGGGAGCGGCCCCGCTTCGACCTGCCGTCGACCGGGCTCCCCGCGGGACGGGTGGTGCTGGAGCTGAACGAGGTCATGGTGCGCTTCCCCAGTGCGCCACGCGCAGTGCTGGACCGAGTTTCGCTCCGCATGGTAGGCCCCGAGCGGGTAGCCCTGGTGGGTCCGAACGGCAGTGGGAAGTCGACCCTGCTGCGGGTGGCCACTGGTCAGCTCACGCCTCAGGCGGGAAGCGTGCGCCGCCTCCCCGATGAGGAGATCGCGGTGCTCGATCAGCACGGGTTGAATCTCGATCCCGAGCGTTCGGTGCTCGAGAATTTCCGCGCCTACCATCCCGACCTCGAGCCAACGTCCGCGCGGTATGCACTGGCCCGTTTCCTCTTCTCCGACGAAGCGGCGCTCCAGCTGGTGGGCACGCTGAGCGGAGGTCAACGCTTGCGCGCATCGCTGGCCTGCGTGCTCGCCGGGAGTCGTCCGCCTTCCTTCCTCGTGCTCGACGAGCCCACGAACCATCTGGACCTGGAGGCGATCGAGGCGCTGGAGAGCGCGCTGCGCGACTACGACGGGGCGCTTCTGGTAGCGAGCCACGACGCCGATTTTCTGGCGGCAGTGCGGGTTGAAAGGACGGTGAATCTGCGCACGGGGTGA
- a CDS encoding DUF11 domain-containing protein: MTRLTRAGFRISTAVAGVALTTLACQEPGTGPDVSDKEIWRLELEQTDDGTEGGDIGRRRGTINLVLRLNHTTQADPSCAATSQPNATTFVATVEAPASRLQGPTDGSANGSWNCHGFSAEVRLDDGTVFELTSESLTFDPGRSIDLQTPMLANRWSAGGRRGHFLLAPDERFEYEPFDTHLDVHATNQYDEEVDLSFSLLDSARAWSHHDLTYSFDRFPTLDRAIPVPAGETRIASFPAQPHPDAPGAEPAPYQYSIWIRFRNLPFGSDSYAFHCVMGAERQSQASIIVHEPGNLECATGWLGSIAIFPDPRYLFVRPGETRTLNFTSFDVARVEAEIREPTIMPRVTSFTLDGTQGMGAIEVRVGPDTPRRPHSLIIRGEAILFEPDEVLEPVPLEVYDLATLIEPDTVRIAAGSQALVAVRLDRDGLLGLDVTLEIDQLPPAGFLVPPTFSPAVTEGDSSALLLRIDAEASPGAHEVTVCARIRVDPSRRCHTDSFVLVVTPALPGFDLEVRKSVDRDTVAVGDTVVFTLTATNHGPSIAHSVAVRDLLPDGLTYLSDNGAGAYSPETGFWSLGSLLTGNERTLRIRAIATATATNRATIIAESIGERDVGNNVAEVEVVVDE; the protein is encoded by the coding sequence ATGACCCGACTGACGCGCGCGGGATTCAGGATCTCCACGGCAGTTGCCGGAGTGGCCCTGACGACGCTCGCCTGCCAGGAGCCCGGTACCGGGCCCGACGTCTCGGATAAGGAAATCTGGCGACTGGAGCTGGAGCAGACGGACGATGGGACCGAGGGTGGGGATATCGGCCGCCGCCGCGGGACCATCAACCTCGTGCTCCGGCTGAACCACACCACGCAGGCCGATCCCTCCTGTGCGGCCACGTCCCAACCGAACGCCACCACCTTTGTCGCCACGGTGGAGGCGCCCGCTTCCAGGTTGCAGGGCCCGACCGACGGCAGCGCCAACGGGAGCTGGAACTGCCACGGGTTCTCTGCCGAGGTACGCCTGGACGACGGTACCGTCTTCGAGCTCACCTCCGAGAGCCTGACCTTCGATCCGGGCCGCTCGATCGACCTGCAGACACCGATGCTGGCAAACCGCTGGAGCGCCGGAGGTCGCCGCGGTCACTTCCTTCTCGCGCCCGACGAGCGCTTCGAGTACGAACCGTTCGACACTCACCTGGACGTCCACGCGACGAACCAGTACGACGAAGAGGTGGACCTTTCGTTCTCCTTGCTCGACAGCGCGCGTGCCTGGAGTCACCACGATCTGACCTATTCCTTCGATCGCTTCCCCACGCTCGACCGGGCCATCCCGGTTCCCGCAGGTGAAACGCGAATCGCCTCCTTCCCGGCGCAGCCCCACCCAGACGCCCCCGGCGCCGAGCCCGCACCGTATCAGTACAGCATCTGGATCCGCTTCAGAAACCTCCCCTTCGGTTCGGACTCGTACGCCTTCCACTGCGTGATGGGAGCCGAGCGGCAGAGCCAGGCGTCCATCATCGTACACGAACCCGGGAACCTGGAGTGCGCCACCGGTTGGCTCGGTTCGATCGCCATCTTCCCCGATCCCCGTTACCTGTTCGTGCGGCCCGGTGAGACCCGGACGCTCAACTTCACCTCGTTCGACGTGGCCCGCGTAGAGGCCGAGATTCGCGAGCCAACCATCATGCCACGCGTCACCTCCTTCACCCTGGACGGCACCCAGGGGATGGGAGCCATCGAGGTCCGCGTCGGCCCCGACACACCCCGCCGGCCTCACTCATTGATCATCCGCGGGGAGGCGATCCTGTTCGAGCCCGACGAGGTGCTCGAGCCGGTGCCCCTGGAGGTGTACGACCTGGCGACCCTGATAGAGCCCGACACCGTGCGAATTGCTGCCGGCAGCCAAGCGTTGGTGGCGGTCCGGCTGGACCGCGACGGGCTCCTCGGGCTCGACGTAACCCTCGAGATCGATCAATTGCCTCCCGCCGGATTCCTGGTGCCGCCAACCTTCAGTCCGGCCGTGACGGAGGGCGACAGCAGCGCGCTTCTGCTGCGGATCGACGCCGAGGCATCCCCGGGCGCCCACGAGGTCACGGTCTGCGCACGCATCCGCGTCGACCCATCGCGTCGTTGCCACACGGATTCATTCGTGCTGGTGGTCACGCCGGCCCTGCCCGGCTTCGATCTGGAGGTGCGGAAGTCGGTCGATCGCGACACGGTGGCGGTGGGCGACACGGTCGTCTTCACGCTCACGGCCACCAACCACGGTCCCTCGATCGCGCACAGCGTCGCCGTGCGCGACCTGCTTCCCGACGGACTCACCTACCTGAGCGACAATGGCGCGGGCGCCTACTCACCCGAGACCGGCTTCTGGTCGTTGGGCAGCCTCCTCACTGGAAACGAGCGCACCCTGCGCATCCGGGCCATCGCCACCGCCACGGCGACGAACCGGGCGACGATCATTGCGGAATCGATCGGGGAGAGGGATGTGGGGAATAATGTGGCGGAGGTGGAGGTGGTGGTGGACGAATAG
- a CDS encoding ECF-type sigma factor: protein MEPEQLLPLVYDELRRIAHRQLRLERHDHTLNTTGLVHEAYLRLAAVHRLGSLDRAHFFAVAARAMRRVLIDHARRYHALKRPGSRQRIPLEETELPVEERAGVLLALDEALERLAQLDGRQARVVECRFFGGMTEEETATALGIAPRTVRRDWAKAKGWLYAELYDDL from the coding sequence TTGGAGCCGGAACAGCTCCTCCCGCTCGTCTACGACGAGCTGCGCCGCATCGCCCACCGACAGCTTCGCCTGGAACGTCACGACCACACGCTCAACACCACCGGGCTCGTCCACGAGGCCTATTTGCGGCTGGCCGCCGTCCACCGTCTGGGTTCGCTCGATCGGGCGCACTTCTTTGCCGTCGCCGCCCGAGCCATGCGACGCGTCCTCATCGACCACGCCCGGCGCTACCACGCCCTGAAGCGCCCCGGCTCGCGGCAGCGAATCCCGCTCGAGGAGACCGAACTTCCCGTGGAGGAACGCGCCGGAGTGCTGCTGGCGCTCGATGAGGCTCTCGAACGACTTGCCCAGCTCGACGGCCGCCAGGCCAGGGTCGTGGAGTGCCGCTTCTTCGGCGGCATGACCGAGGAAGAAACCGCCACCGCCCTCGGCATCGCCCCCCGGACGGTCAGGCGCGACTGGGCGAAAGCAAAGGGCTGGCTGTATGCGGAGCTCTACGATGATTTGTAA
- a CDS encoding serine/threonine-protein kinase — translation MSWLRLQSVVDAALDLPTGERKAFVVRECGEDEALRDEVLRLLRACERAEGFLDRPAAELAADMVVEGEGETAEAGVGSRIPPRVGPYRIVAEAGRGGMGTVYLAERDDGQFTMQVALKLVPAAAATEGAIRRFLEERQILARLQHPNIARVLDGGVSDDGRPYLVMEYVEGDPIDRFCDRRRLSIEARLALFIDVCRAVQFAHQNLVVHRDLKPGNILVSERHGPKLLDFGIAKLLDSEAGSGQTGLTRTGMRPMTPDYASPEQVRGDRVTTATDIYALGLLLYRLLVGRAPYAADPRSAFELERAILEEEPTAPSVVLGRASDVGAAGLTPTEIADARGTTPQRLARRLRGDLDAIVARALRKQPAERYATADQLAEDLQRFLEGRPVLARRGTRLYAASRLVRRHRVAVSAGALVVLSLIGGGAGIAWQARAAAIERDRVRVEAATSARVSAFLEELFRVADPEQGRGATVSARELLDRGAARIERELAEEPRTRAALMTVMGRAYRNLGEYPQAVALLQSALEVPQLNGPDDLESAIEVHLELARVRALQEELAEAERHAREALRLSGGRHAETVASAAALAALGDVLHRRGQLAQAEELLRASLERRRRLLGERDREVAATLAALGHLLRSRGEPHAAEPLYREALAIQREALGEDHPELATTMNDLAVLLIDANRYEAADSFLRQAIEVRRHTLGEDHPDVAIAVNNLAALLERRGNLEEAEERYREALRLKIATLGEEHPSVAVTMNNLALLLANGGRHAAADSLLRRSLELRRRAYGDEHPSVAAALHNIASQAQRQGDPATAERLYREAAEMRRRLLGPDHPDLANSLMGVALLAHERGAHAESEPLLREALRIWLRVYPSESPQVAQAESSLGACLLAQRRRDEAAPLLRRGYEALLRLRGPDHRSTLRAADNLAKLSASTGER, via the coding sequence ATGTCCTGGCTCCGCCTCCAATCTGTTGTGGATGCCGCGCTCGATCTTCCGACGGGCGAGCGGAAGGCGTTCGTGGTGCGGGAGTGTGGGGAGGATGAGGCGTTGCGCGACGAGGTGTTGCGGCTGCTGCGAGCGTGCGAGCGGGCGGAGGGATTTCTCGACCGGCCGGCGGCGGAGCTGGCGGCGGATATGGTGGTGGAGGGAGAAGGGGAGACCGCGGAGGCTGGGGTAGGGTCGCGGATTCCCCCGCGAGTCGGCCCCTACCGCATCGTGGCGGAGGCGGGGCGCGGGGGGATGGGAACGGTCTACCTGGCGGAGCGGGACGACGGCCAGTTCACCATGCAGGTCGCGTTGAAGCTGGTGCCGGCCGCCGCTGCTACGGAGGGCGCCATCCGTCGCTTCCTCGAGGAGCGGCAGATCCTCGCCCGGCTTCAGCATCCGAATATTGCGCGGGTACTGGACGGTGGAGTAAGCGACGACGGCCGTCCGTACCTGGTGATGGAGTACGTAGAGGGGGATCCGATCGACCGGTTCTGTGACCGCCGCCGCCTGTCGATCGAAGCGCGACTCGCGCTCTTCATCGATGTCTGCCGGGCGGTGCAGTTCGCCCACCAGAACCTGGTCGTGCACCGCGATCTGAAGCCGGGCAACATTCTGGTCTCGGAGCGCCACGGCCCGAAGCTGCTCGATTTCGGCATCGCGAAGCTGCTCGACTCGGAGGCGGGAAGCGGCCAGACCGGGCTGACCCGCACGGGGATGCGGCCGATGACGCCGGACTACGCCAGCCCGGAGCAGGTACGCGGCGATCGGGTCACCACCGCCACCGACATCTATGCTCTGGGTCTGCTCCTCTACCGGCTGCTCGTCGGTCGAGCGCCCTATGCGGCAGATCCCCGCTCTGCCTTCGAGTTGGAGAGGGCCATCCTCGAGGAGGAGCCGACCGCGCCGTCGGTGGTCCTTGGCCGGGCGTCGGACGTCGGCGCCGCGGGTCTCACCCCCACCGAGATTGCCGACGCCCGAGGCACCACCCCGCAACGGCTTGCCCGGCGCCTGCGCGGCGACCTGGATGCGATCGTCGCACGCGCCCTTCGTAAGCAGCCGGCCGAGCGCTACGCCACTGCCGACCAACTGGCCGAGGACCTCCAGCGTTTTCTGGAAGGCCGGCCGGTTCTCGCCCGGCGCGGGACGCGCCTTTATGCGGCCTCCCGCCTGGTGCGTCGGCACCGTGTGGCCGTGTCCGCGGGAGCTCTCGTCGTCCTCTCCCTGATCGGCGGCGGAGCTGGTATCGCCTGGCAGGCGCGCGCCGCGGCGATCGAGCGGGATCGTGTCCGTGTGGAGGCGGCGACCTCGGCGCGCGTATCGGCTTTCCTCGAGGAGCTCTTCCGTGTGGCCGATCCGGAGCAGGGGAGGGGCGCCACGGTGTCCGCTCGCGAGCTGCTCGACCGCGGTGCTGCACGCATCGAGCGTGAGCTGGCCGAGGAGCCGCGCACGCGAGCCGCGTTGATGACTGTTATGGGGAGGGCGTATCGAAACCTGGGCGAGTATCCGCAGGCAGTGGCGCTGCTGCAGAGCGCTCTGGAGGTGCCGCAGCTCAACGGACCGGACGATCTGGAAAGCGCAATCGAGGTACACCTCGAGCTGGCGCGTGTACGGGCGCTACAGGAGGAGCTGGCTGAGGCGGAGCGCCACGCCCGAGAGGCGCTGAGGCTGAGCGGCGGCCGGCACGCCGAGACGGTGGCCTCGGCGGCGGCCCTGGCCGCACTCGGCGACGTGTTGCATCGCCGGGGGCAGCTCGCCCAGGCGGAGGAGCTCCTGCGTGCCTCGCTCGAGCGGCGTCGCCGCCTGCTGGGAGAGCGCGATCGGGAGGTGGCGGCCACGCTGGCCGCGCTCGGCCATCTGCTCAGGAGCCGCGGCGAGCCTCACGCCGCGGAGCCCCTCTACCGCGAGGCATTGGCGATCCAACGGGAGGCTCTCGGAGAAGATCATCCCGAGCTGGCCACCACCATGAACGACCTCGCCGTCCTGCTGATCGACGCCAATCGGTACGAGGCGGCGGATTCGTTCCTGCGCCAGGCGATCGAGGTGCGGCGCCACACCCTGGGGGAGGACCACCCCGATGTCGCCATTGCGGTCAACAATCTCGCGGCGCTGCTCGAGCGCCGCGGCAACTTGGAGGAGGCCGAAGAGCGCTACCGCGAGGCGCTGCGCTTGAAGATCGCCACGCTCGGAGAGGAGCACCCGAGCGTGGCCGTCACCATGAACAACCTGGCGCTTCTCCTCGCCAACGGCGGGAGGCACGCGGCTGCGGACTCGCTCCTGCGAAGATCGCTCGAGCTACGGCGCCGGGCCTATGGTGACGAGCACCCGAGCGTGGCGGCCGCCCTGCACAACATCGCCAGCCAGGCGCAGCGGCAGGGCGACCCCGCTACCGCCGAGCGCCTCTACCGCGAAGCCGCGGAGATGCGCCGACGTCTGCTCGGCCCCGACCACCCCGATCTCGCCAACAGCCTCATGGGCGTTGCCCTGCTGGCACATGAGCGTGGGGCACACGCGGAGTCGGAGCCGCTGCTACGCGAGGCGCTGCGGATCTGGCTCCGGGTGTATCCGTCCGAGTCCCCGCAGGTAGCCCAGGCTGAGAGCTCGCTGGGCGCCTGCTTGCTCGCCCAGAGGCGCCGTGACGAGGCCGCGCCACTGCTCCGTCGTGGCTACGAGGCGCTGCTCCGCCTCCGCGGCCCGGACCACCGCTCGACTTTACGCGCCGCCGACAACCTCGCGAAGCTGTCCGCCAGCACCGGCGAACGATAA
- a CDS encoding response regulator — MSGHKILLVEDNEDNRLVYRTILDHFGFQVLEAADGEEGIRRARADGPDLILMDVSIPKIDGWEATRQLKADPTTSMIPIIALTAHALATDRAKAQEAGCDGYLAKPVEPRKVVEEVRKHLKQKSGG; from the coding sequence ATGAGCGGACACAAGATCCTGCTGGTCGAGGACAACGAGGACAACCGGCTCGTCTACCGGACGATTCTCGATCACTTCGGCTTCCAGGTCCTGGAAGCCGCTGATGGCGAGGAGGGAATCCGCCGCGCCCGCGCCGACGGTCCCGACCTGATCTTGATGGACGTCTCGATCCCCAAGATCGACGGCTGGGAAGCCACCCGGCAGCTCAAGGCCGACCCCACCACCTCGATGATCCCCATCATCGCCCTCACCGCTCACGCCCTCGCCACCGACCGCGCCAAGGCACAGGAAGCCGGCTGCGACGGCTACCTCGCCAAGCCGGTCGAACCCCGCAAGGTGGTGGAGGAGGTGCGCAAGCACCTGAAGCAGAAGAGCGGCGGGTAA
- a CDS encoding phosphatase PAP2 family protein has translation MYPARMLSGPLRATRRLVQNLYAAGGLLLVLGLAVAVLGLWALAELSEEVLQGETLRMDEAALRALARYASPARDLLALEITSLGSGTAALAITVIVSALLALLGRRHYALLLAAAVAGAWILSPILKALFDRDRPQVVEWRTPYVGQASYPSGHAMMGMVLYITLAYILHRLGGRRWVSAVAITIAGLLVVLIGVSRVYLGVHYPSDVLAGFAVGFSWAMFCAAIAETIRARKAA, from the coding sequence ATGTATCCCGCGCGAATGCTGTCCGGGCCGCTACGCGCGACCCGGCGTCTGGTGCAGAACCTGTACGCCGCCGGCGGGCTCCTGCTCGTGCTGGGCCTCGCGGTGGCGGTGCTCGGGCTCTGGGCTCTGGCCGAGCTCAGCGAAGAGGTCCTCCAGGGAGAGACGCTGCGAATGGACGAGGCGGCGCTGCGCGCGCTCGCCCGCTACGCCTCGCCCGCCCGCGATCTTCTGGCGCTGGAAATCACCTCCCTCGGCAGCGGCACGGCGGCCCTCGCCATCACGGTCATCGTCTCCGCCCTCCTCGCCCTGCTCGGGCGCCGCCATTATGCCCTCCTCCTGGCCGCGGCCGTAGCCGGAGCCTGGATCCTCAGCCCGATCCTGAAGGCCCTCTTCGATCGCGACCGCCCGCAGGTCGTCGAGTGGCGCACACCCTACGTGGGCCAGGCATCGTACCCGTCCGGCCACGCGATGATGGGGATGGTCCTCTACATCACCCTCGCGTACATTCTGCACCGCCTCGGAGGCCGCCGCTGGGTCTCCGCCGTTGCCATCACCATCGCCGGGCTCCTTGTCGTCCTCATCGGCGTCAGCCGCGTCTACCTCGGCGTGCACTATCCCTCCGACGTTCTCGCCGGCTTCGCCGTGGGCTTCTCCTGGGCGATGTTCTGCGCCGCCATCGCCGAGACGATTCGCGCGCGCAAGGCCGCGTAA
- a CDS encoding alpha-amylase family protein has translation MIDDLWYRNAITYSLDLESFMDSNGDGVGDFAGLIRRLDYLESLGVDTLWLAPFQRTPNKDNGYDISDFYSVDPRHGSGGDFVEFMHQAASRGLRVIIDLVINHTSDQHEWFQEARSSPDSRFRDWFVWSPERPSDWKEGMVFPGVQKSTWTLDRKAKEYYYHRFYRHQPDLNMDNPRVRAEACRIMGFWLQLGVAGFRVDALPFVIESTVPGRSQGKLNFDYLSEIRAFLQWRVGDAVLLGEANVPPGQTRPYFEGNGTGGIHMMFNFFVNQHLFYALASADTRPLRSALEATRDIPELGQWAHFLRNHDELDLGRLTEEQRARVFERFGPEKRMQLYGRGIRRRLAPMLGDRPHLELAYSVLFSLPGSPILRYGDEIGMGDDLTLKERDAVRTPMQWSAERNAGFSAAEKTYLPVVSEGVWSYERVNVEAQRRDPDSLLSWTSRMIRLRKECPEIGWGTFEILDPGCDEVLALRYDWRGNSVLVLHNFDYSPREADLRIGLPGHDRLTDLLDDEEVPVNKSGRATIPMNAFGYRWFRVGGPGRNFEF, from the coding sequence ATGATCGACGACCTCTGGTACCGGAACGCTATCACCTACAGCCTCGATCTGGAGAGCTTCATGGACTCCAACGGGGATGGGGTGGGCGACTTCGCGGGCTTGATCCGCCGCCTCGACTACCTCGAGTCACTGGGAGTCGACACGCTCTGGCTGGCGCCCTTCCAGCGTACGCCGAACAAGGACAACGGGTACGACATCTCCGACTTCTACTCGGTCGATCCGCGCCACGGCTCCGGCGGCGACTTCGTCGAGTTCATGCACCAGGCCGCGAGTCGGGGGTTGCGCGTCATCATCGACCTCGTCATCAACCACACCTCCGATCAGCACGAGTGGTTTCAGGAGGCGCGGAGCAGCCCCGACTCCCGCTTTCGGGACTGGTTCGTGTGGTCGCCGGAGCGTCCGTCCGACTGGAAGGAGGGGATGGTCTTTCCCGGAGTGCAGAAGAGCACCTGGACCCTCGACCGGAAGGCAAAGGAGTACTACTACCACCGGTTCTACCGGCACCAGCCCGACCTCAACATGGACAACCCCCGCGTACGGGCGGAGGCCTGCCGCATCATGGGGTTCTGGCTTCAGCTCGGTGTCGCCGGCTTCCGGGTCGACGCGCTGCCTTTCGTCATCGAATCCACCGTGCCCGGCCGCTCGCAGGGAAAGCTCAACTTCGACTATCTCTCCGAGATCCGCGCCTTCCTGCAGTGGCGCGTAGGTGACGCCGTCCTCCTCGGCGAAGCCAACGTTCCCCCAGGGCAAACCCGCCCTTATTTCGAGGGAAACGGGACCGGCGGCATCCACATGATGTTCAACTTCTTTGTCAACCAGCACCTCTTCTACGCCCTCGCCTCCGCCGATACCCGCCCCCTCCGCTCCGCCCTCGAAGCGACCCGGGATATCCCCGAGCTCGGCCAGTGGGCGCACTTCCTCCGCAACCATGACGAGCTCGACCTCGGCCGCCTCACCGAGGAGCAGCGCGCGCGTGTCTTCGAGCGGTTCGGCCCCGAGAAGCGGATGCAGCTCTACGGCCGCGGAATCCGCCGCCGCCTGGCCCCCATGCTCGGTGACCGTCCGCACCTCGAGCTCGCCTACAGCGTTCTCTTCTCTCTCCCGGGGTCGCCGATCCTGCGCTATGGAGACGAGATCGGGATGGGGGACGATCTCACCCTGAAGGAGCGGGACGCGGTGCGCACGCCTATGCAGTGGTCCGCCGAGCGAAATGCGGGATTCTCGGCAGCGGAAAAGACCTACCTGCCCGTGGTTTCGGAGGGAGTCTGGTCGTACGAGCGGGTGAACGTGGAAGCGCAGCGCCGCGACCCCGACTCGCTGCTTTCCTGGACCAGCCGCATGATCCGCCTGCGGAAGGAGTGCCCTGAAATCGGCTGGGGCACGTTCGAGATCCTCGACCCGGGCTGCGACGAGGTACTGGCGCTACGCTACGACTGGCGCGGAAACTCGGTGCTCGTGCTGCACAACTTCGATTACAGCCCACGCGAAGCCGATCTCCGCATCGGCCTCCCCGGCCACGACCGCCTCACCGATCTCCTCGACGACGAAGAGGTGCCCGTCAACAAGTCCGGCCGCGCCACCATCCCCATGAACGCCTTCGGCTACCGGTGGTTCAGGGTGGGCGGGCCGGGGAGGAATTTTGAATTTTGA
- a CDS encoding aldose epimerase family protein, with translation MHTIRFRSVGPALAVALLFAACASDEPETSMNESASQSVSQAPYGTTPDGEQVTQYTFRNANGMEVSVINFGGIITNLRVPDANGGLADVVLGFDSLAGYVGEHPYFGALIGRYGNRIANGRFTLDGVTYELPINNGPNSLHGGERGFDKVVWTAEPFENEQGRGVILTHTSPDGDQGYPGTLQVRVTYTLTDDNELIFDYHATTDKATPVNLTQHTYFNLAGHGSGTILDHEMMLNASRFTPVDSALIPTGELRPVEGTPFDFREPTPIGARIRQDDEQLRFGGGYDHNFVIDRAEGDSLVLAARVREPTSGRVMEVLTTEPGVQFYTGNFLDGSLTGKEGVVYAHRTGFCLETQHFPDSPNKPDFPSTILEPGEEYTSRTVYRFSAE, from the coding sequence ATGCACACGATCCGCTTCCGGAGCGTGGGCCCCGCCCTCGCCGTTGCCCTGCTCTTTGCGGCCTGCGCGAGCGACGAACCCGAGACCTCCATGAACGAATCCGCGAGCCAGAGCGTGAGCCAGGCTCCCTACGGGACGACCCCCGACGGGGAGCAGGTGACGCAGTACACCTTCCGCAACGCCAACGGCATGGAGGTGAGCGTCATCAACTTCGGCGGCATCATTACCAACCTGCGTGTTCCCGACGCCAACGGAGGCCTGGCCGACGTGGTGCTGGGCTTCGACTCGCTGGCGGGGTACGTGGGAGAGCATCCGTACTTTGGCGCGCTCATTGGCCGCTACGGAAACCGCATCGCCAATGGCCGCTTCACGCTCGACGGCGTGACCTACGAGCTGCCGATCAACAACGGCCCCAACAGCCTGCACGGCGGCGAGCGAGGCTTCGACAAGGTGGTCTGGACAGCCGAGCCCTTCGAGAACGAGCAGGGGCGTGGAGTGATCCTCACCCACACCAGTCCGGATGGCGACCAGGGATACCCCGGCACGCTCCAGGTGAGGGTGACCTACACGCTGACCGACGACAACGAGCTGATCTTCGACTACCACGCCACGACGGACAAGGCGACGCCGGTCAACCTCACCCAGCACACCTACTTCAACCTCGCCGGCCACGGCTCGGGCACCATCCTCGACCACGAGATGATGCTCAACGCCTCCCGCTTCACCCCGGTGGACAGCGCGCTCATCCCCACCGGCGAGCTGCGGCCGGTGGAGGGAACGCCCTTCGACTTCCGTGAGCCGACGCCGATCGGGGCGCGGATCCGGCAGGACGACGAGCAGCTTCGCTTCGGAGGCGGCTACGACCACAACTTCGTGATCGACCGCGCGGAGGGCGATTCGCTGGTCCTCGCGGCCAGGGTGCGCGAGCCGACCAGCGGGCGGGTGATGGAGGTGCTCACGACCGAGCCCGGCGTGCAGTTCTACACCGGCAACTTCCTGGACGGCTCCCTCACCGGTAAGGAAGGCGTGGTCTACGCCCACCGCACCGGCTTCTGCCTGGAGACCCAGCACTTCCCGGATTCGCCGAACAAGCCGGACTTCCCATCCACCATTCTCGAACCTGGAGAGGAGTACACCTCGCGGACGGTCTACAGGTTCTCGGCGGAGTAG